The Scomber japonicus isolate fScoJap1 chromosome 21, fScoJap1.pri, whole genome shotgun sequence region aatgacctttgacccactATAAGGCtgaaatgacctttgacccactATAAGTCtgaaatgacctttgacccactATAAGGCtgaaatgacctttgacccactATAAGGCtgaaatgacctttgacccactATAAGGCtgaaatgacctttgacccactATAAGTCTGAAATTACCTTTGACCCACTATAAGTCtgaaatgacctttgacccactATAAGGCTGAATCCAAATGTCTGGACTTCACCATACTTGCAGACTCTGCAGGATTCACCAAGTCCACAAAGGGGCCTCGAGCCTGGAGAGAGTCCGCCTGGGGGGTTCAGACTTTGCTCCGTTAACCAAAATCCTGCAGCGATCCTGCATAAAGTGCAATAAATTACTGCCTTGAATTAAATGTTTGAGATGATTTTGGTCATTTGTTTCCATGCACCTCGATTCAGTTCAACTCAAACTAGCAACGCCACACCAAATGATGAGATACAGGTAGgggggtggaaagaaagagaggagtgagtgaggaaagaaggaagggaggaaggaaggaaggaaggaaagcaggtgggaaggaaggaaggaaggaaggaaggaaagcaggtgggaaggaaggaaggaaggaaggaaaggaggagggagggagggagaaaggaaaagaggaaggaaagaaggacggaggaaagaaaggaaggagggagggagaaaggaaaagaggagggaaggaaggaaggaaagaaggaagggaggaaggaaggaaatgaggagggagggagggagaaaggaaaagaggaaggaaggaaggacggaggaaagaaaggaaggagggagggagaaaggaaaagaggaaggaaggaaggaaggaaggaaagaaggaagggaggaaggaaggaaaggaggagggagggagggagaaaggaaaagaggaaggaaggaaggacggaggaaagaaaggcaggagggagggagaaaggaaaagaggaaggaaggaaggaaggaaggaaagaaggaagggaggaaagaaggaaaggaggagggagggagggagaaaggaaaagaggaaggaaggaagtcaggaaggtaggtgggaggaaagaaagagagcagtgagtgaggaaagaaggaagggaggaagtaaggaaggaaggaaaggaggagggaaggaaggaaggaaggaaaggaggaaggaaggaaggaagtgaggaaggtaaggaaggaaagaaagagaggagtgagtgaggaaagaaggaagggaggaaggaaggaaggaaggaaaggaggagggagggaggaaggaaggacagaaggaaggaagggccaTTTGTTTCCATTCACCTCAGTTCAGTTCAACTCAAACTTTACTGTCATGTTTGCTACTAGagagtttcttcttctgtgaatCGTCCCGTTGGTGTTAAATCAGGACTGTGTGTCATGTGGTGTGTTGGACTGTGTGTCATGTGGTGTGTTGGACTGTGTGTCATGTGGTGTGCTGGACTCACTCCTGTACGGCAGCACGGACGTGGTGCTGAAGAACACTTTGGTTTGTCCCATCTGCAGCAGAGTCTCTTTCCATTTGCTGACGTCATAACCTGCAGGTGAGAAAGCACACAGCTGATCAGACatcagggaggaaggaaggaaggaaggaaggaaggatggatgggaggaagaaggaaggaaagatggaaggaaggatggaaggaaggaaggaaggatggaaggaaggaaggaaggaaggatggacagaggaaagaaggaagggaggaaggaaagaaggatggaaggaaggacaggaaagaaggaagggaggaagaaaaggaagaatcgaaggagggaagaaaggaaggaagggtggaagggaggaagaaggaaggaaggaaggaaggaagggaggaaaggagaggaaggaaggaaagaaggacagaggaaggaaggatgatggatggaaggatgaaagggaggaagaaggaaggaaagatggaaggaaggatggaagggaggaagaaggaaggaaggaaggatggaaggaagggaggagggaagaaagggaagtaacTGGACTTTTCCCTCAAACCCTTCCACCTGTTTCTATTTTTAAGGGTAAGTgatcagctgatgatgatgcaggtgaaacatttcctctctctctctctgtgacgtACCGAGCACAGGACAGGAAGCGGGTTTAAAGGCCTCGCACTGCAGACACTTCCCGTCCAGGAAGTCGctgtaggaggagcagggaTAACCGGTGAGGCTGCAGGTCCGGTTCAGAGAGCACAGGAACAGGAAGACCGAGCGCTGGTGGTCACACACGAAATAAGACTTCCCTGCAGGAGAGAGACAACACtgcaatgagtgtgtgtgtgtgtgtgtgtgtgggtgtgtgtgtgtgtgtgtgtgtttgtgtgtgtgtgtttgtgtgtgtgtgtgtgtgtgtgtgtgtgtgtttgaatgtgtaaaaaaaatagaaaaaattaATGGTCCCCACAAGTGATGATTGCAAACTTGGTCCTCATGTTACATGGAAacgagtatgtgtgtgtgtgtgtgtgacagagtgtgtgtgagtgagtgagtgtgtgtgtgtgtgtgtgtgtgtgtgtgtgtgagtgagtgagtgagtgagtgtgtgtgtgtgtgtgtgtatgtgtgtgtgtgtgagagagagagagagagagagtgtgtgagtgtgtgagtgtgtgtgtgtgtatgtgtgtgtgtgtgtgtatgtgtgtgtgtgtgtgtatgtgtgtgtgtgtgagagagagagagagagagagagagagagagagtgtgtgagtgtgtgagtgtgtgtgtgtgtgtgtgtgtatgtgtgtgtgtgtgtgtatgtgtgtgtgtatgtgtgtgtgtgtgtgtgtgcgtgtgtgtgtgtgtgtgtgtgtgtgtgtgtgtgtgtatgtgtgtgtgtgtgtgtgtgtgtgtgttacctgagaAGATGGTTTTGGGGCATCCTGGTTGGTCGGCTCCTCCGTTAGCGTAGAAGTCAATGTGACCGTGAGCTCCTCTGAGTCCGAACGctataacataaataaaataaataaggtaacaagaagaagaaagagatcTGTGAGAGGTTTCAGGGAATAGAGTTTTATTATGGTTCAGTTATTTATTGCTTGAAAGATTTTAAGAGTTAAATTCTCGGCAATTTTAAGTGATTTCTgtttatgaataaaacaaattgacataaagacaaaatgaaTCAGATATTCTGCAGCAAAgaattcttatttatttatctcattcTTAGTTGGTCATGATTTAGTCACAATACTTATTGACTCTTGATGCGATATTTTGTAtttgctttctgtctgtttgacattgtgtgggtatttttgtgttaatttgtttttgttatttattcactttttcttttttctttttaaaaaacctattcatttatttattgatttacttatttttttattaatatttttatttatttttatttattggtttacttattttttattttttttaatttattttaatttattgatttacttattttttattaatttttttatttatttttatttattgatttacttattttttattaatttttttattattttttatttattgatttacttatttttttattttttttaaatttatttttatttattgatttacttattttttattaatttttttatttatttttatttattgatttacttattttttattaatttttttatttatttttatttattgatttacttattttttatttatttttatttatttttatttattgatttacttattttttattaatttttttatttatttttatttattgatttacttatttcttattttttatttattcatttttatttattgatttacttattttttattattttttttatttttattttattatcattattattattattattatttatctatttatttattcatttattcatttattcatttatttatttatttatttaatttaatttttctaatttattcttggttattgatatgatttttatttatttttattttttttgttgttgtttagatGTTTGTGAAGGAAAAGTTTAtaccttgtttctgtgtattgtgtattaatcttaaaatcaatgaaaagacaaagaagaagaaaaaaaaaaagatattctgCAGCATTATTCTTATGAGTTATCAAAGTAGCAGATGATATATATTTGAGGTTGGTCAGTTTCCCAAGAGACcacaatgatgtcatcagataATCAGCTTACTGTCATAGAAACtatattcacattaaagaaGCTCGACTAATTGCTCCAACACAACCCAGTGAGTTTACTTATTCTCAGTATGAAGAAGGTTCAGATGCTCACAGTTCATGTCGGTGTGAAGAACGTCGACAAACATGGCGTCCGATGGGTCCAACCTCTCGTCTGCCATCGAGCTGGTGAACATCGGTCCTGCTGGGTCCAAACCTGGAGGAGACACAAGAGACTGAAGGACTCTCAATGATTTAAAtcagggggaggaaaggaaggaaggaaaggaaggaaggaaggaaggaaggaaggaaggaaggaaggaaggaaggaaggaaaagaatacaggaaggaaaaaaggaagtaagggagtgaggaaggacagatggatggaaggaaggaaggaaggaagaaaggaaggatggacgaaagaaaggaagaggaaggaaggaaggaatgaaggaagaaagggagggatggagaaagaggaaggaaggaaggaaaagaagacaggaagcaaggacagaaggaaggatggaagaaaggaaaagaaaagaaaagaagagagatggaagaaagggagggaggaaggaaggaaggaaggaaggaattaaggtaGGACAGgcgatcggaaggaaggaaggaaggaaggacgaaagaaaggaaaagaagactggaaagagagatggaagaaaggaaggaagaaagagaggaaggaaagaaatatggaaggaaggacggaagaaagaaaaagaaaacaggaaggaaaaagggaaggaaggaaggaaggaaggaaggaaggaaggaagcaggcaTCCTAACTNNNNNNNNNNNNNNNNNNNNNNNNNNNNNNNNNNNNNNNNNNNNNNNNNNNNNNNNNNNNNNNNNNNNNNNNNNNNNNNNNNNNNNNNNNNNNNNNNNNNNNNNNNNNNNNNNNNNNNNNNNNNNNNNNNNNNNNNNNNNNNNNNNNNNNNNNNNNNNNNNNNNNNNNNNNNNNNNNNNNNNNNNNNNNNNNNNNNNNNNCTGGTCCCGctcctacaaacacacacagccacatcactctctctttcttctctttcttctcttctgcccatcactctctttcttctctttcttcttctcctttaaccctccagtcctcctcccgggtcaaattaaccccgtctgtttgactgtttccttccttccttccttccttccttccttcttccttccttccttccctccccctttcttccttctttctgtccttccttcccgtctgtccttccttccttcctccctccctccttttctctttcctcccctaccatcctcccctctttctttcctctgtccttctttccttccttccttccttccttcttcctccctcctttccttccttcctccctctttcctttcttcttccttcttcctccatcctttcctccctccctcctccctccctcctttccttccttcttcctccctccgtcctcccttcctccctcctttccttccttcctccctcctttccttccttcctccctcctttccttccttcttcctcccttcctccctccttccttccttcttcctccatcctttcctccctccttcctccctccctcctttccttccttcttccttccttcctccatcctttccttccttccccctttctgtccttccttcctccctctctcccttctttctttccttccttcctcccttcctccctcctttccttccttcttcctcccttcctccatcctttccttccttcgtcctcccttccttccttcttcctcacttcctccatccgtcatttccttccttccttcttcctcccttccttcctccatcctttcctcccttcctcctttccttccttcttcctcctgtcctccctcctttcctttcttcttccttccttcctccatcctttccttccttccttgactcgaggacaacaggagggttaataatctGAGTTCAGTTCACCTGTTCcacctgcagggggcgctaaaCTCATTTCACTCAGTCAAACACATCTAAAAGAAGCAACACAGACATTTTTCCTGcacagattttcaaaataaaacaactaaaacttttatttattttatttctcagcATCTTATTTAATGctattatgcattttatttctgttatgcatgtttattaataattattttttatctattatactttattttaatatcattataagacctaaatgaatgaattcaatagtttaatttcactttttattaaaGTCTAAAGTATAAAAGCATGATGGTGAAACAGGAAGGAGGATTTAACctagatatatttatttatttatatatttattataatcacAGTAAAtcctgtaatataatataatgtcatgttgtaataaatcaaattaactTGACCTGGAGGTTGACAGCAGGATGgattaacccccccccaaaaaaaggatttatttatttatatatttagattaaacttttaaataatcacactttcagtttaaaagatgagaaaaatacttttaatacattttaataattttaataattttatttcctgtctaaaaatgttgctgtcatttctattttattataattcacagactatttatttatttatttatttattaatacaagaaaaatatgattaacattacattttaaggCTTTTAATATTTCctagtgcttttattttgaagtttgatttatttgaatatgaatgaagttataaataataaattaaaggaGTTTAGTTTTAATCTATAATAAACTATTTTAgtgattcttttcatttttctcttttctcttcttctttcacttttcatcctttttctttcttctttttctttctgtcagttttcatcttttttctttcattcattcatttttcatccttttctttcttctcttctttcagttttcatcctttctttcttctttttctttctgtcacttgtcatcattttctttctttcttcttcctttctttctatctatcattctttctttcagttaaccttttctctctttcatttgtcatcctttctttctttcttctttttctttctgtcagttgtcatccttttctttcttcccttctttcaattttcatcctttctttttctttctttctgtcagttaaccttttctatctttttttgtttcagttttcatcCTTTATAtatataggacactcattgaaaggaaggaaggaagaaaggaagaaaggaaggaaggaaggaaagaaggaaggaaggatgaaaggaaggaaggaagggaagggaggaaggacggaggaaagaaggaaggaaggaaggaagttaggggggaggaaagaaagagagaaggagggagggaggaagagaagaaagaaggaaggaaggaagaagaaagggggatggaggaaggaaagaaggaagggaggagagaaggagggagggagtaagaacagatggaaggaaggaaaggaagggaggaaggaaagaaggaagggaggagagaaggagggagggagtaagaacagatggaaggaaggaaaggaaggaaggacggaggaaataaggaacgagggagggagaaaggaaaagaggaagggaagaaagaaggcagggaggaaggaaaggaaggaaggaaaggaaggaaggaaggaaggaaggatatttacagaagctaccaaatataattatttgcccaataaagggttaaacatgaaTCCAGTTAGAAAGAATAAATTAAAGGACTTTGATTTTAATCTCAGGCTCCAACGAACCAGTTATATaattatcttttctttcttctattttctcatttttcacTCCATCATAAACCAAAATGATCTGTTTGTACATGTAGTAAACCTCTAAACCTCTAAATGACTTGATGAGAGGAGCCGTTACCTAATCTGTTGGCCGGGTTGCGTTTGAAAAGGTTCCTGAGGAGACTCTGAGCTTCTGAACTCAGAAACTGCGGCATTCCCAACTTCGCCCTGcggacaaaaaaacaagagaagaagaaatcagAGAAACTGCAGTCTGATCAAATGTCTGTAGGTTTGAtatctgagacacacacacacacacacacacacacacacacacacacacacacacacacacacacacacacacacactctctctcacacacacactccctccttctctctctccctccctctcttccactctctctctccctctctctctgtctccctccctctctctctctctctctctctctccctccctctcttccactctctctctccctctctctctgtctccctccctctctctctctccctctctcccccctctttctctctctctccctctctccctttctctccctctctccctcccccccactctctctccctctctccctccctccctctctctccctctctcccccctccctctctctctctctctctctcgacttctctctctctctctctctccctccctccatctcctccctccctctctccctctttctccctctccctccctctttctctctctccccctcctccctctctctctctctctctctctctccctccctctctctctctccctcactctctctatttctccctctctctttctctctctctcccccccccctctctctctccctctctcacccctccctccctccctctctccttctctctctctctctctctctccctctctctctctctctctcaaaacaaaaccaaagaagaagaaatcagaGAAACAGAATAACTGCAGTGTGATCAAATGTCTGTAGGTTTGATATCTgaactctcacactcacacacacacacacacacacacacacacacacacacacacaggaaacacactcaGCAGTCTGCAAAGCGTcacatcagcatttttttttttggggggggggatttttgtctctcttctacagacagacagcgagagtgaaagagagacgACAGGAAGCAGGATGGGTTAATACTTCctgttaatcttttttttaattctctctctctctctctctttctctctctctctctttcttgttctctctctcttagccTAATTAGACTCTTTCACCTCTCATCCCTCGCTTCGCCGCCTCCCCTCACGTGTTATAAATTGCTATCACTTGCACACTTGAGTCCATTTCTCTCTTAtaatctcctctcctctgctctgctctgtccatccatccatccagacctcctttcctcatctccccatcctcctcttcctcctaaaGTGCTGCACTTTATCTCCTCTAATAAAaatccttcacttcctcctctgagcagagagaagaggagtctctctctctttctctctctgtctctctctccctccctctgtctctctctctctgcctctctctcccccccctctctctctctctccttctctctctccctccccctcactctctctctctcccttcctctctcccttcctctctctctctccctctgtctctctctctttctccccccccctctctctctccctctctctctccccctcccccctctctccctcctcttccctctctctccctccctcttccctctctctctcctttcctctctctctttctatctttctgtctctcccttcctctcttcctccatctctctctctctccccctccctccctctctctccctccctccctcaccctctgtctctctctctctccctccttccatccctccctctctatctccctccctccctccctccctccctctccctttccctccccctccctctcctccccccccccccccccccccccctctccctacAGTAAGCAGTAATAAAGCTGTTAGGTGATTGGATAGTAGCTGGCTGGACAGTATTAAGTGTCTTACTTGAGGATCATGGTCATCGTCTCTTTCCGGTCTTTTCCTTGAAACGGCAGCGTTCCCGTCAGCATCTCGAACTGAAACACGGAGAGGAAACACGTCAGGAGACTCAGACGCTAAACGTATTTAATgtagaataaatataaagtgtgttaCTGGTAtatgaagttaaaaaaaggaggtttacatctgaagtcagacctttaagaatTCTATTGCAACCAtcgaacacaacctgtatccatagcaaccatagaacacaacctgtatccatagcaaccatagaacacagcctgtatccatagcaaccacagaacacaatctgtatatatccttccttccttccatctttccttccttccttctttccttccatcctccctcccttccatgtttccgtccttccttccttcttccctatttccatctgtcattccttccttccttccttcttccctatttccatctgtccttccttccttccttcctccgtccctccctccctttccttccttccatctgtccttcctccctttcttccttccctccttccttccatgtttccttccttctttccatttgtccatccccccttccttccttctttccttccatctgtccttccttccttccttttttccatgtttccttccttctttccatctgtcattccttccttccttcctccgtccctccctccctttccttccttccatctgtccttcctccctttcttccttccctcctcccttccatgtttccttcattcttccctctttccatctgtccttccttccttccatcctccctcccttccatgtttccttccttctttccttctttctttccatctgtctttccttccttccttccttcctcccttccatctttccttccttccttctttctttccatctgtccttcctttcttccttccctcctcccttccatgtttccttccttcttccctctttccatttgtccatcctcccttccttccttccttctttccatctgtcattccttcctcccttccttccttctttccatctctccttcctcccttccatgttcccttccgtcctttcctcttttccttccttccttccttccttccatgtttccttccttctttccatctgtccttccttcctctcttcattcatctgtctttcctccctttcttccttccttcttcccttccatgtttccttccttcttgccttccatgtttccttcctttttgccttccatgtttccttcctccctttcctcttttccctccttccttccctccttccttccttttttatatCAGTGATTTCCAACCAGACGTACAAGGAGAGATTATGGAAAAGCTCAACAAACTATAACTTGATTTAAACATAATGTATTCATATATTAGTGTCAGTTGGTGTCAGTTGGTGTCAGTTGGTGTCAGTTGGTGTCAGTTGGTGTCAGCGTGGTCTCACCATCAGAACACCGTATGACCACCAGTcggcgctgtgtgtgtgtcctcgcCTGTTCACCACCTCGGGAGCCATGTACTCCACCGTCCCACAGAAGGAGTACGC contains the following coding sequences:
- the lipib gene encoding LOW QUALITY PROTEIN: lipase member H (The sequence of the model RefSeq protein was modified relative to this genomic sequence to represent the inferred CDS: inserted 1 base in 1 codon) produces the protein MSLAPPAGGTGLDPAGPMFTSSMADERLDPSDAMFVDVLHTDMNSFGLRGAHGHIDFYANGGADQPGCPKTIFSGKSYFVCDHQRSVFLFLCSLNRTCSLTGYPCSSYSDFLDGKCLQCEAFKPASCPVLGYDVSKWKETLLQMGQTKVFFSTTSVLPYRKLSYRVDMVTWNQYLRWGVVYIRLHSGRTYTEARIDHKLLRFEQYTSTRLLAQFDDDLQPIQKISLRINTGNVIGPRYKIRLLRIRFTPLDRPERPLMCRFDIIXEENMEVAFRPLPCNSPPLTL